One Halomonas sp. THAF5a genomic region harbors:
- a CDS encoding YHS domain-containing protein yields the protein MKRERVERKSFLDPVCGMTISFKTAATGSEYRGQRYYFCSETCREQFETDPERYVGAHHQLND from the coding sequence ATGAAACGCGAACGAGTGGAACGGAAGTCTTTCCTGGATCCGGTATGTGGCATGACGATCAGCTTCAAGACCGCCGCCACGGGGAGTGAATACCGGGGGCAGCGCTATTACTTCTGCTCAGAGACGTGCCGCGAACAGTTCGAGACGGATCCCGAACGGTACGTTGGTGCGCACCACCAGCTGAATGACTGA
- a CDS encoding zinc-dependent alcohol dehydrogenase family protein, whose product MKALVYHGPGQRRWEEKPRPSITKPTDAVVRITHTTICGTDLHILKGDVPAVEDGRILGHEGVGVVEEIGDGVSNIQIGDEVLISCITSCGRCDYCKRGLYAHCRDGGWILGHLIDGTQAEYVRIPHADNSLHRLPKDMDRAAAVMLSDILPTGHEIGALNGEVGLGDTVAIVGAGPIGLAALMTSRFYSPARIIMIDPDENRLAMAKQLGASDTIARDPLDAIDELTGGEGVDVAMEAVGIPETFDICQRIVRPGGHIANIGVHGKSVEFRLQDLWIKNVTVRTGLVNTDTTPVLMRIVEAGGVEPAGLVTHRFKLYDIEKAYDVFSQAAKEQAIKMLLTAE is encoded by the coding sequence ATGAAAGCACTCGTCTATCATGGTCCTGGCCAGCGTCGCTGGGAGGAAAAGCCGCGCCCGAGCATCACCAAGCCGACGGACGCGGTGGTACGCATTACTCATACCACCATCTGCGGCACCGACTTGCACATCCTCAAGGGCGACGTACCCGCCGTGGAGGATGGTCGTATCCTCGGCCACGAGGGTGTCGGCGTCGTCGAGGAAATCGGCGACGGCGTGAGCAACATCCAGATCGGCGACGAGGTGCTGATTTCCTGCATCACCTCCTGCGGCCGCTGCGACTATTGCAAGCGCGGTCTCTATGCCCACTGCCGCGACGGCGGCTGGATTCTCGGTCACCTGATCGACGGCACCCAGGCCGAGTACGTGCGTATACCGCACGCGGACAACAGCCTGCACCGATTGCCGAAGGACATGGACCGCGCCGCGGCGGTGATGCTTAGCGACATTCTGCCTACCGGCCATGAGATCGGCGCCTTGAACGGCGAGGTAGGGCTCGGCGACACGGTGGCCATTGTCGGCGCGGGGCCCATCGGCCTGGCGGCCCTGATGACCTCGCGCTTCTATTCTCCCGCCCGGATTATCATGATCGACCCCGACGAGAACCGCCTGGCCATGGCCAAGCAGCTCGGCGCCTCCGACACCATCGCACGAGATCCGCTCGACGCTATCGACGAGCTAACCGGTGGCGAAGGCGTAGACGTCGCCATGGAAGCAGTGGGGATCCCCGAGACCTTCGATATCTGCCAGCGCATCGTGCGCCCGGGGGGGCATATCGCCAACATCGGCGTGCACGGCAAGAGCGTCGAGTTCCGCCTGCAGGACCTCTGGATCAAGAATGTCACGGTGCGTACCGGCTTGGTGAACACCGACACGACCCCGGTGCTAATGCGCATCGTCGAGGCCGGTGGCGTCGAGCCCGCGGGCTTGGTGACCCACCGCTTCAAGCTCTACGACATCGAGAAGGCCTACGACGTGTTTTCCCAGGCGGCGAAGGAGCAGGCCATCAAGATGCTATTGACCGCCGAGTGA
- a CDS encoding alpha/beta hydrolase, whose translation MDTTTRTNIDGPAASPPATSTDQRLHAMASLFTGGLSPTAVQQAWWDWAQHLLLSPDKQTELVGKALCKWQRFGSYCERAGQAPCEPCIEPLPQDKRFRDEAWQRWPFNMLYQGFLLQQQWWHVATTGVPGVSRHHEAMVNFGARQMLDIWSPSNFLATNPELQEQTRREGGANLARGASNLLEDWRRRQAGEGPVGVEAYRVGRDVAVTPGKVVYRNRLIELIQYAPATQEVHVEPVLIVPAWIMKYYILDLSPENSLVRYLVAQGHTVFVVSWKNPGSEERDLGMADYRRLGVMAALDAVTAICPQQRVHGVGYCLGGTLLSIAAAAMGRDGDTRLASLTLLAAQTDFSEAGELMLFIDEDQVRFLEDLMAVRGYLDTRQMAGAFQLLRSQDLIWSRMVRSYLAGERPPMFDLMAWNADGTRMPARMHSEYLRWLFLDNDLAGGRYRVDGRPVSLTDIEIPVFAVSTLKDHVAPWRSVYKVQWLTPADVTFVLSSGGHNAGIVNPPGDSRRFHQISTIQAEDPFMDPDGWQATAAHHDGSWWPCWQGWLEGHSTQRIPAREPGVTRGYPALDEAPGRYVLEK comes from the coding sequence ATGGACACCACGACCCGAACCAACATCGACGGGCCGGCAGCGAGCCCACCGGCGACGTCGACCGATCAGCGCCTGCACGCCATGGCGAGCCTCTTCACGGGTGGGCTGTCGCCGACCGCCGTCCAGCAGGCCTGGTGGGACTGGGCGCAACACCTGCTGCTGTCACCGGACAAGCAGACGGAACTCGTCGGCAAGGCCCTGTGCAAGTGGCAACGTTTCGGCAGCTACTGCGAGCGCGCCGGCCAGGCGCCGTGTGAGCCCTGCATCGAGCCGCTGCCCCAGGACAAACGCTTTCGCGACGAGGCCTGGCAGCGCTGGCCCTTCAACATGCTCTATCAGGGCTTCCTGCTGCAGCAGCAGTGGTGGCATGTGGCCACCACCGGCGTACCGGGCGTCTCGCGCCACCATGAGGCGATGGTGAATTTCGGCGCGCGGCAGATGCTCGACATCTGGTCGCCGTCAAACTTCCTCGCCACCAACCCCGAACTGCAGGAGCAGACGCGGCGCGAGGGTGGCGCCAACCTGGCCCGCGGCGCCAGTAATCTGCTGGAGGACTGGCGCCGCCGGCAGGCCGGCGAGGGGCCTGTGGGCGTCGAAGCATACCGGGTCGGCCGAGACGTGGCGGTGACGCCGGGCAAGGTGGTCTACCGCAACCGGCTCATCGAGCTGATCCAGTACGCGCCCGCCACCCAGGAGGTCCATGTCGAGCCGGTGCTGATCGTGCCGGCCTGGATCATGAAGTACTACATCCTGGACCTCTCCCCGGAAAACTCCCTGGTTCGCTACCTGGTGGCGCAGGGCCATACGGTGTTCGTCGTGTCCTGGAAGAACCCGGGCAGCGAGGAGCGGGACCTGGGCATGGCCGACTACCGGCGGCTGGGGGTCATGGCGGCCCTCGACGCGGTCACGGCCATCTGCCCGCAGCAGCGTGTCCACGGCGTGGGCTATTGCCTGGGCGGGACGCTGCTGTCGATTGCCGCGGCCGCCATGGGCCGGGACGGTGACACTCGCCTGGCCAGCCTGACGCTGCTCGCCGCGCAGACCGACTTCAGCGAGGCCGGTGAGCTGATGCTGTTCATCGACGAGGATCAGGTGCGTTTCCTCGAGGACCTCATGGCCGTCAGGGGCTATCTGGACACCCGGCAGATGGCCGGCGCCTTCCAGCTGCTGCGTTCCCAGGACCTGATCTGGTCGAGGATGGTGCGCAGTTATCTCGCCGGCGAACGTCCGCCCATGTTCGACCTGATGGCCTGGAACGCCGACGGCACCCGCATGCCGGCGCGCATGCACAGCGAGTACCTCCGGTGGCTGTTCCTCGACAACGACCTCGCCGGTGGGCGCTACCGGGTGGACGGACGGCCCGTATCGCTGACCGACATCGAGATTCCCGTGTTCGCCGTCAGCACGCTCAAGGATCATGTCGCCCCCTGGCGCTCCGTCTACAAGGTCCAGTGGCTGACGCCGGCGGACGTCACCTTCGTGCTCTCCAGCGGCGGGCACAACGCCGGCATCGTCAACCCGCCCGGTGATTCCCGCCGCTTCCACCAGATCTCGACCATCCAGGCTGAGGACCCCTTCATGGATCCGGATGGCTGGCAGGCCACTGCCGCGCATCATGACGGCTCCTGGTGGCCCTGCTGGCAGGGCTGGCTGGAAGGTCACAGTACCCAGCGCATACCCGCTCGGGAGCCGGGGGTGACCAGAGGCTATCCGGCGCTGGACGAAGCGCCAGGACGTTATGTACTGGAGAAATGA
- a CDS encoding NAD(P)/FAD-dependent oxidoreductase, which yields MTQNSAVCAGPARGDTVTVIGAGPAGLACAIVLARAGKHVIVHERRRRVGARFHGDFQGLENWSDDIDVLDELASTGIRSSFEHHAISQVTAFDGWGGRHEIRSNQPLYYLVRRGSETGTLDHALLEQAKACGVEVRLSSPVKNTHGSTVEAKGPMFANVMAVGYLFETAMPDGQWACFSDHLAPGGYAYLLVQGGQGTVATCLFREFTRNNKCLTRTIAFFTEQAGLDMRKARPFGGVGNYGPPCRGEHEGRLLVGEQAGFQDALAGFGMRYALRSGVLAAHSLLEGRDYESLWQRSLLPAIRQGISNRLLYTKAGDRGRRAMFRRMARRDARPMLAKLYHPSLLGRILYPFARRQARIPQHDPDCCDTTCTCLRCLCQRHVSSGTLAAR from the coding sequence ATGACCCAGAACTCGGCCGTCTGCGCTGGCCCCGCGCGGGGCGATACCGTGACCGTAATCGGCGCCGGCCCCGCCGGGTTGGCCTGCGCCATCGTCCTGGCGCGCGCGGGAAAGCACGTGATCGTGCACGAGCGTCGCCGTCGTGTTGGTGCCCGCTTCCATGGCGATTTCCAAGGGCTGGAGAACTGGAGTGACGACATCGATGTGCTCGATGAGCTCGCAAGCACAGGGATCCGGTCCAGCTTCGAGCATCACGCCATCTCGCAAGTGACGGCCTTCGACGGCTGGGGCGGCCGCCACGAAATTCGCTCTAACCAGCCCCTGTACTACCTGGTCCGCCGGGGATCGGAAACGGGCACCCTGGATCACGCCCTGCTTGAGCAGGCCAAGGCCTGTGGTGTGGAGGTGAGGCTGTCGTCCCCCGTCAAGAACACACACGGCTCCACCGTAGAGGCCAAGGGACCAATGTTCGCCAACGTCATGGCGGTGGGCTACCTGTTCGAGACCGCCATGCCGGACGGCCAGTGGGCCTGCTTCAGCGACCACCTGGCGCCAGGCGGCTATGCCTACCTGCTGGTGCAGGGCGGACAGGGTACCGTCGCCACCTGTCTGTTCAGGGAGTTCACGCGCAATAACAAGTGCCTGACACGCACGATCGCATTCTTTACCGAGCAGGCCGGGCTGGACATGCGCAAGGCGCGTCCCTTCGGTGGCGTCGGTAACTATGGACCGCCCTGCCGGGGCGAGCACGAGGGGCGTCTGCTGGTGGGCGAGCAGGCGGGCTTTCAGGATGCGCTGGCGGGCTTTGGCATGCGTTACGCCCTGCGCTCGGGCGTTTTGGCCGCGCACAGCCTGCTGGAGGGTCGCGATTACGAATCGCTATGGCAGCGCTCGCTGCTGCCGGCGATCCGCCAGGGCATCAGCAACCGGCTGCTGTACACCAAGGCCGGAGACCGCGGGCGGCGGGCCATGTTTCGCCGAATGGCCAGGCGCGATGCGCGCCCAATGCTCGCCAAGCTTTACCACCCAAGCCTGCTGGGTCGGATCCTGTACCCGTTCGCGAGGCGTCAGGCGCGCATCCCTCAGCACGATCCCGACTGCTGCGACACCACCTGTACCTGCCTGCGCTGCCTGTGCCAGCGCCACGTCAGCTCGGGGACACTCGCAGCGCGCTAG
- a CDS encoding MFS transporter produces the protein MAGVLSKSGAGFTALLAATLVVFLGYGTVLPILPLFLDRVLAVTTPGDVSLHTGLLTGVYTLALFGFAPLWGSLSDRLGRRPVLLWGLAGFALAMLGFSLTRNLPLAYGVRALAGAFAAAVIPVALAQAAECDDPTRRARRFAWLSAAATLGFLSGPMLSGWLASIPMVMPQSDMVLGEPVAWPFVVTAGFAGAVWLLIYHHVREQPAHRPPSDTHASEPDSTRAIGGFLTLTLLAMLGLGAFEVGLSLQARQSIGLDPFRVGLLFTECSLVMLAAQLLWSAYPPKRLSPSHLIGGSFLLMAVGILGLPYASNFWGAFVVVGLLGAGSGLLVPLLAYQVSLASGPAQGAALGKQTALASLGQAVGSAGAGLLFAGSALGTYWGLAIVLFVTAILTFFVHYHPRVIALVKHAPRQN, from the coding sequence ATGGCGGGGGTCCTCAGCAAATCAGGAGCCGGCTTCACGGCTCTGCTCGCCGCCACCTTAGTCGTCTTCCTCGGCTACGGTACGGTGCTGCCGATTCTGCCGCTGTTCCTCGACCGGGTGCTGGCAGTGACTACCCCCGGGGACGTATCGCTGCACACCGGGCTGCTGACGGGGGTGTATACGCTGGCCTTGTTCGGCTTTGCCCCACTATGGGGAAGTCTCTCCGACCGCCTGGGCCGTCGGCCCGTCCTGCTATGGGGGCTGGCAGGGTTTGCACTGGCCATGCTGGGCTTCAGCCTGACTCGAAACCTGCCACTCGCCTATGGGGTACGGGCCCTTGCCGGCGCCTTTGCGGCGGCGGTGATCCCGGTGGCGTTGGCGCAGGCGGCCGAGTGTGACGACCCAACGCGCCGTGCACGGCGTTTTGCCTGGCTCAGTGCCGCCGCCACCTTGGGCTTCTTGTCCGGCCCCATGCTTAGCGGCTGGCTCGCCAGCATTCCCATGGTGATGCCTCAATCCGACATGGTCCTCGGCGAGCCAGTGGCATGGCCCTTCGTGGTCACGGCGGGATTTGCTGGTGCAGTGTGGCTGTTGATCTACCATCACGTCCGCGAACAGCCGGCTCACCGCCCGCCTTCCGACACGCATGCCTCCGAGCCGGACTCGACTCGAGCAATCGGTGGCTTCCTGACGCTGACGCTGCTGGCGATGCTCGGCCTGGGGGCCTTTGAGGTGGGGCTCAGCCTGCAGGCGAGGCAGTCTATTGGTCTCGACCCCTTCAGGGTCGGGTTGCTGTTCACGGAGTGCAGCCTGGTGATGCTGGCGGCGCAACTTCTGTGGTCGGCATACCCACCGAAACGCCTCTCTCCCAGCCATCTGATCGGCGGGTCCTTCCTGTTGATGGCCGTAGGCATTCTTGGCCTCCCGTATGCTTCGAACTTCTGGGGGGCATTCGTCGTGGTCGGGCTACTTGGCGCGGGATCAGGGCTGCTGGTTCCGCTACTGGCCTATCAGGTCTCCCTGGCCAGCGGGCCGGCACAGGGTGCGGCGCTGGGCAAGCAGACCGCCTTGGCCAGCCTTGGGCAAGCCGTGGGGTCTGCGGGCGCCGGATTGCTGTTCGCTGGCAGCGCGCTCGGCACCTACTGGGGGCTTGCGATCGTGCTTTTCGTTACCGCCATCCTCACATTCTTTGTTCACTATCATCCTCGAGTGATAGCACTGGTTAAACACGCACCGCGTCAGAATTAA
- the fabI gene encoding enoyl-ACP reductase FabI, with amino-acid sequence MEHLDLKDRKGLVVGIANEDSLAWSAARHFRNAGAELAITYLNDKARPHVEPLARKVDAGLFLPCDVTVPGQLEAVFEEIRQRWGRLDFFLHAIAWARKEDLHGRLTDCSAEGFSESMAISCHSLIRMAQLAEPLMDRGGSLMTLSYFGAEKVVDHYNVMGPVKAALEASVRYLAHELGPRNIRVNAISAGAVATRAASGIEHFDELLNETVKRAPLRRTVDADEVGRTALVLASDYATGITGEVLHVDAGFHIAGMVFH; translated from the coding sequence ATGGAACACCTCGACTTGAAAGACCGCAAGGGCCTGGTGGTGGGCATCGCCAACGAAGACAGTCTAGCCTGGTCAGCTGCCCGGCACTTCCGTAATGCCGGTGCGGAACTGGCGATCACCTATCTCAACGACAAGGCACGTCCCCATGTCGAGCCGCTGGCCCGGAAAGTGGACGCCGGACTGTTTCTCCCCTGTGACGTGACGGTGCCGGGGCAGCTGGAGGCAGTGTTCGAGGAGATCCGTCAGCGCTGGGGGCGACTGGATTTCTTCCTGCATGCCATCGCCTGGGCCCGCAAGGAGGATCTGCACGGGCGACTCACGGACTGCTCGGCCGAGGGCTTCTCCGAATCGATGGCCATTTCCTGCCACTCGCTGATTCGCATGGCCCAATTGGCCGAGCCGTTGATGGACCGGGGCGGCAGTCTCATGACGCTGAGCTACTTCGGCGCCGAGAAGGTCGTCGACCACTACAACGTCATGGGCCCCGTCAAGGCCGCACTGGAGGCCTCGGTACGCTACCTGGCCCATGAGCTTGGCCCTCGCAACATCCGCGTCAACGCCATCTCTGCAGGAGCGGTGGCAACCCGGGCTGCCTCCGGCATCGAGCATTTCGACGAGCTACTCAACGAGACCGTCAAGCGGGCACCGCTGCGCCGCACCGTGGACGCCGATGAGGTGGGTCGCACCGCGCTGGTGCTGGCCAGCGACTATGCCACCGGCATTACCGGCGAGGTGCTCCACGTCGATGCCGGCTTTCATATCGCCGGCATGGTCTTTCACTGA